The genome window CGCTGCCTGGACGACTGACTTCAGCTTGGCAATAGCTTCTTCGACGGTTCGAGTCTTCAGGCCGCAATCCGGGTCCACCCAGACATTCTGGAGAGGCAAAACCTCAAGACCGTGCCTCAGTCGTTCCTCAGCAACCGCGGGGCCCTCGACCAGATGCGAGTGAACATCCACGACGCCGTAGCTGATATCTTTGGTGAAGGGCGTCTTTCTGAAAAGCGGGAGCAGGCCGGCCCGGCTGTTTGACATTTCGAGATCGAAATTGTCAACGCCCAGGTCGAGCATCTTGGGATAAATGCTTTCAAAGTCCCCGTAGCAAATATGGGTGATGAAGTACGCGGGTAAATCGGAGGTCACAATTTTCATCGCTTCGATTGCCAGAGCCAGTTCTTCTGGCCGAGCAGAAATTGCGGGCTCGTCGATTTGGACAATCTTGCATCCTGCACCGATCAGGCCTTCGGCCTCCTGGCGCACCGCCGCAGCGAGCGCCAGGCAAGCCTCACGTCGACTGGGGTAGAACTCATTGAACGACCAATCCATGAGCGTGTAGGGTCCGGTCAGCACGCCCTTGACAGGCCTCGCTGTCAGGCCCTGTGCATAGCTCCACCACTCCACGGTTATCGGGTCTCCTGGTATCACCTCGCCGACAATGATTGGCTTGTGATAATAGCGGTTGCCGTAAGAGCGCACCAGACCGCCGCCTTCAAACCCCGAAAGGTGTTCCGCAAAATAGGCGACCATGTCACTGCGATACATCTCACCGTCCACAAGGACATCCAAACCCAGTTCTTCCTGCTTTCGGATCCACCATTTGACTGCCGCCCTTTCGGCCTCCCTTAACTCTTCGTGGGAGATATTTCCTCGCGCGAAATCCGCGCGGGCTTTGAGAAGAGCTTCCGGCTTGGGAAGGCTTCCGACCGCCGTGGTGGGCAGCAGGGGCAGATCGACCCTCAGTTCACTTAGTTTGGAGCGGCTCATGGCGCCTCGCCAAGGATGGACTTCTTGAGCGAAGTCAAATGCCGGAGCTTCAACCGCGCCCGGTCACGCGGGAGATATTCAAGACTGCAAGACGTGGTCAAATAACTTCGCTCCGCCTCGACGCGCGCAAGCATACGCTCGATGCTGCGCGCCGTCGAGGCATGGTCTTCGAGCCTTGTATTCCGCCCGTCAAGCACGCCAAATCCGATTGCTTTCGTACTGCCTTCCTTCTCAATCACGTGCGGAAGTTCGGGGCTGTACGTAAAATCCAGAACGAGCGTTTGAACGGGAAAGGCTTGAAGTTCGACATAGACAGACGCCGCATCCGCAAAATACACGGCCAGCGCGAGTTCCGCCTGTCCTTTTCGAGATGCAATCAGACCGAGGGCTTCACGAGCCAACGCCATGTCGCGCGGATGCCTCGGCAGGGCCGGCTCATCCACTTGGATCAGCTTCGCTCCCGAAGAAGCGAGTCTGGCAACTTCCGCCGCCAGCGCCTGGGCATAACCCATAATGAGACCGTCTTTGTTCGCCGATCCGTTGTCACAGATTGACAGGCTTGCGAGCGTGTATGGTCCTGTCACGACCGGCTTGACGGGTTGTATCGACCTGTGCGCCGCCCACTGGAACTCCTCTACAATAAGCGGCTGGGTCTGTTCGATTCTTCCGCGAACAAGCGGCTGACGAAAGTAGAAATTCGTATCAAAAAACCTCAGCAAACCGTTGGTATGTACACCCTGGAGTTTTCCGGCAAGGTGGGAAACCGGGTCGTTCCATCGGATTTGTCCATCCGTAAGGATATCGATGCCCGCCTTCTGCTGGTCCTCTAGGGCGAGCAATACGAGCTGATTTTCGGCGGCGCGAACATCGGCGTCAGTCCTTTCGCCGCGATCATGCTGCGCGATTGTGCGGCGCAGCGCTTGCTCGTCGGCGCTGTCGCCTATGCGTGGGTAGCCGCTGTGAGTAAGCGTAAGAAGTTCCATACTGTGGCTCGGCATCTGGACCGCAGGTAGGGCTCGCACGGCCGTTTCATGCTCTTGCGGCCGGTCCGCCATGCACCTGATGGTCAGAACGATTTCCCTGGCCCGCTAATCACCGGCACGCTTTTCTGCCAAGGCGGCCGTGTCTTCCAAGGCCACGGCGCGTGGAAAAAGAATATTGTTCTCAAGATGGACGTGTTGGTGCATGTCGCTCTCAAAGGCCCTTAGTCCTACGTAAAGCACTCGGTAGCTGTCGCAGCCATCCGGCGGGAGCCGGTAATCCCCGCTTAGCTTGCGCATTTCGAGCAGCGCGGCGCCCGCGTTGTCATGCTCAAGCACCATCATCCGCACCGGGTTCTGAACGGTCCCGAACGGCGGCCGGGGAAAGGATTTTCCCTGGGTCAGCGCCTCCTCCAGCCGTGCAATGTAAGGAAACAAGGTCTGTTCTTCTTTCACCAAGTGCATCAGAAGTTCCCTGCTCAGTCCCGAAAACAGGCCCCGGACGAGGTGCAATTCGGGATGATTCTGTCCGTGCACTTGGCTGACTTTTGCGAGCAGAGGTTCGAGGCGCGAGACCTCCTGCCGGCAGAAAGTGTGATGCCTTTGCACAATGTGGTTCATCAAGTTTGCCAGCGGCTCCTGGCCCCAGTCGGTGGCCCCGGTGTCGGCCGGGGCTGCGCTCCTGGCGGCTTCAAGCGACTGCAAAACTTCCCGCACAGGCCGGCCGGCCGCCTGACATGCGTCTTCCAGATTCTTGTCGCCGCCACAGCAGTAGTCAATGCCCAACCGCTCGAAAACGGGCACGGAGGCGGGTATTTCGAGCACGATTTCTTTTA of Terriglobia bacterium contains these proteins:
- a CDS encoding methionine synthase, coding for MSRSKLSELRVDLPLLPTTAVGSLPKPEALLKARADFARGNISHEELREAERAAVKWWIRKQEELGLDVLVDGEMYRSDMVAYFAEHLSGFEGGGLVRSYGNRYYHKPIIVGEVIPGDPITVEWWSYAQGLTARPVKGVLTGPYTLMDWSFNEFYPSRREACLALAAAVRQEAEGLIGAGCKIVQIDEPAISARPEELALAIEAMKIVTSDLPAYFITHICYGDFESIYPKMLDLGVDNFDLEMSNSRAGLLPLFRKTPFTKDISYGVVDVHSHLVEGPAVAEERLRHGLEVLPLQNVWVDPDCGLKTRTVEEAIAKLKSVVQAAKALRGYGGQISTPTRSSFSP
- the ric gene encoding iron-sulfur cluster repair di-iron protein, whose protein sequence is MEIDASRTVKEIVLEIPASVPVFERLGIDYCCGGDKNLEDACQAAGRPVREVLQSLEAARSAAPADTGATDWGQEPLANLMNHIVQRHHTFCRQEVSRLEPLLAKVSQVHGQNHPELHLVRGLFSGLSRELLMHLVKEEQTLFPYIARLEEALTQGKSFPRPPFGTVQNPVRMMVLEHDNAGAALLEMRKLSGDYRLPPDGCDSYRVLYVGLRAFESDMHQHVHLENNILFPRAVALEDTAALAEKRAGD